In a genomic window of Lycium ferocissimum isolate CSIRO_LF1 unplaced genomic scaffold, AGI_CSIRO_Lferr_CH_V1 ctg67, whole genome shotgun sequence:
- the LOC132045444 gene encoding uncharacterized protein LOC132045444 — translation MVEHLPRTGSDHRPLVFKCNSDQHNNIKYFKFLNCWAGQDDFMEVVKESWNITVKGNAMWRLQCKLKNLSRQLSCWSRNSIGDIHENVSTWEAKMELLENCDILQNTDHSREKLNKGYAEYIRWLNLQDNLLKQKTRLTWFKDGDKNTKYFHSVLRNKRRRLQIQRIKNHKGRWIQGEEKIAKAAIRHFKKQ, via the coding sequence ATGGTGGAACATCTTCCCAGGACAGGTTCTGATCACAGACCTTTGGTTTTTAAATGCAACAGTGACCAACACAACAATATCAAGTACTTTAAGTTCCTGAACTGTTGGGCTGGTCAAGATGATTTCatggaagttgttaaggaatcCTGGAATATTACAGTTAAGGGCAATGCTATGTGGAGACTACAGTGTAAACTCAAGAATCTGAGCAGACAACTCAGCTGCTGGTCAAGAAATAGTATCGGGGACATTCATGAAAATGTTAGCACTTGGGAGGCTAAAATGGAACTTTTGGAAAACTGTGACATCTTGCAAAATACTGATCATAGTAGGGAGAAGTTAAATAAAGGATATGCTGAGTACATAAGGTGGTTGAACCTGCAGGATAATCTCTTAAAACAGAAAACTCGACTCACATGGTTCAAAGATGGTGATAAAAACACCAAGTACTTCCACAGTGTGCTAaggaacaaaagaagaaggctTCAGATTCAGAGGATCAAAAATCACAAGGGCAGATGGATACAAGGGGAAGAAAAGATTGCTAAAGCTGCTATCAGACATTTTAAGAAGCAATAA
- the LOC132045445 gene encoding uncharacterized protein LOC132045445 — protein sequence MSSESSAGPDGFNGKFFQVCWDIIEDDIYAFVNEFFLGKNLTKFYTHTCLALIPKIDSPNSFSDLRPISLSNFSNKIISKILANRLNPLLPALISENQSGLISGRLITDNVMLTQEIVHNISKNNKRGNVVLKLDMAKAYDRLHGFFTSSHGLKEGDPISPSLFVLVVEVLSRSLNNLLLNPNFIPFTMNRNGPQITHLAYADDIVIFSSGNTKSVKLVMKQIVKYERVSGQLVNPDKSCFLTCPKTCAYRINRLRKCTGFMDKEFPFTYLGCPIYIGKKKISYFDSMVTKVFKRLNGWQGNMLSCGGRQILIKSVIQALPTYILSAINPPKRTLELIEKHMCNFFWGTDNGKNKYHWCDWDKLCFPKDESGIVIRNMMDISNTLAVKRWWRFRSMNSLWADFLKAKYCIRKHHIAKKWVPGDSQAWKHLLWARDKSEKCINWKINSGDCNFWWDDWTGMGPLAQICPDFMIGNGQRIKVRDFMNNNRWNVQKLYNTIPDHIALFIRSVGIGDVNDRDYAVWKATDNGQYSNKFAWTIIRSLRQKAPLITRIWHNAVPFKISFLSWRLLHNKLPFKDAVAKFGKQGFKDCICCISPQDETPQHALLKETLLIICGTKLEPLWALNITICLLEVYLKNGGIEKPKTRFGEQKKFDLYKMEMQITWNMKAAITVAYPNINVEGNWCNCCDMIEKLSPVVKCIPVCWRKPEMGWFKLNTDGSFVDITNSAGIGGILRNEEGDLIMAFSISVDCESHNIAEALAAEHGIRWCMNHGFDNVQIELDSQIIVKMLLNKDTDNLKLKQIINNTNGFLKDATVQISHCYREANMVADFLAKMASTSRRRTLYLSQRDLPREVKGLIQLDKQQLPTFRRRFEKCNFFKKKEVRPQGVGEESKKSNRVQVLLPHGGALRVPDSKHFLDSALKSFGYQTETVIYVSLVNSAHSSKSRCS from the exons ATGAGCAGTGAGAGTTCAGCAGGTCCTGATGGTTTCAATGGCAAGTTCTTTCAGGTATGTTGGGACATTATAGAGGATGATATTTATGCTTTTGTCAATGAATTTTTCTTGGGAAAGAACCTCACCAAATTTTATACTCATACTTGTTTGGCTCTGATCCCTAAGATAGACTCGCCTAATAGCTTTTCTGATCTCAGGCCTATAAGTTTGAGCAACTTCTCTAACAAAatcatttccaaaattttagCCAATAGATTAAATCCCTTACTTCCTGCTCTTATATCTGAGAACCAAAGTGGTTTGATTTCTGGTAGACTTATCACAGATAATGTGATGTTGACACAAGAAATTGTCCACAATATTTCAAAGAATAACAAAAGGGGGAATGTTGTTCTTAAGCTGGATATGGCTAAAGCCTATGATAGGCT GCATGGTTTCTTCACTTCTTCTCATGGTTTAAAAGAGGGAGACCCTATTTCCCCTTCACTGTTTGTGCTAGTTGTTGAAGTTTTGTCAAGATCACTCAATAATCTTCTTTTGAATCCTAATTTCATCCCCTTCACCATGAACAGAAATGGACCCCAAATTACTCACCTTGCTTATGCTGATGACATTGTCATCTTCAGTAGTGGGAACACCAAATCTGTCAAACTGGTCATGAAGCAAATAGTCAAGTATGAGAGGGTCTCTGGACAGTTGGTTAATCCTGATAAAAGTTGTTTTCTAACTTGTCCAAAAACTTGTGCTTATAGAATCAACAGATTAAGAAAGTGTACTGGTTTCATGGACAAAGAATTCCCTTTTACTTACCTTGGGTGCCCCATATATATTGGAAAGAAGAAAATTAGCTACTTTGATAGTATGGTGACTAAAGTTTTTAAAAGGCTAAATGGTTGGCAAGGAAACATGCTATCTTGTGGGGGTAGACAGATTCTAATCAAAAGTGTGATCCAAGCTCTTCCTACTTATATTCTCAGTGCCATTAATCCTCCAAAAAGAACTTTGGAACTTATTGAAAAACATATGTGTAACTTTTTTTGGGGGACTGATAATGGTAAAAACAAGTACCACTGGTGTGATTGGGATAAGCTTTGTTTCCCCAAAGATGAATCTGGTATTGTCATCAGGAATATGATGGATATCTCAAATACTCTTGCTGTTAAGAGATGGTGGAGATTTAGATCAATGAATTCACTGTGGGCTGATTTTCTAAAGGCAAAATATTGCATCAGAAAACATCATATTGCTAAGAAATGGGTTCCTGGTGACTCTCAGGCATGGAAACATTTGCTATGGGCAAGAGACAAAAGTGAAAAGTGCATTAACTGGAAAATCAACTCTGGAGATTGTAATTTTTGGTGGGATGACTGGACAGGAATGGGCCCTTTAGCTCAAATATGTCCTGACTTCATGATTGGTAATGGACAAAGGATCAAGGTGAGAGATTTTATGAACAATAATAGGTGGAATGTCCAGAAGCTCTACAACACCATACCAGATCACATTGCTCTTTTCATTAGGTCTGTTGGTATTGGGGATGTGAATGACAGGGATTATGCAGTTTGGAAGGCTACTGATAATGGTcaatattcaaataaatttgCTTGGACCATTATTAGAAGTCTTAGACAAAAAGCACCTTTGATTACTAGGATCTGGCACAATGCAGTTCCCTTCAAGATCTCTTTCCTTAGTTGGAGACTGTTACACAACAAACTACCTTTCAAAGATGCTGTGGCTAAATTCGGTAAACAAGGCTTCAAAGACTGTATATGTTGCATCTCACCACAAGATGAAACACCTCAACATGCTTTATTGAAGGAAACGTTGCTCATCATCTGTGGAACAAAATTGGAGCCCCTTTGGGCTTTAAACATCACAATATGCCTTTTAGAGGTTTACTTGAAGAATGGTGGAATAGAAAAGCCAAAAACAAG ATTTGGGGAACAAAAGAAGTTTGATTTATACAAGATGGAAATGCAAATCACCTGGAACATGAAAGCTGCAATAACTGTTGCATATCCCAACATCAATGTAGAAGGCAACTGGTGTAactgttgtgatatgattgaaAAACTTAGCCCTGTGGTAAAATGCATCCCTGTATGTTGGAGAAAACCAGAGATGGGATGGTTTAAACTTAACACTGATGGCAGTTTTGTGGATATTACTAACAGTGCCGGTATAGGTGGCATTCTAAGAAATGAGGAAGGGGATCTAATAATGGCTTTTTCTATCTCTGTGGACTGTGAGAGTCACAATATTGCAGAAGCATTGGCTGCTGAGCATGGCATTAGATGGTGCATGAATCATGGCTTTGATAATGTGCAAATTGAGCTAGACTCCCAAATCATAGTCAAGATGTTGCTCAACAAAGATACAGACAACTTGAAGCTCAAGCAGATCATCAACAACACAAATGGCTTTCTTAAAGATGCAACTGTGCAAATTTCTCACTGTTACAGAGAGGCTAACATGGTGGCTGATTTCCTTGCTAAAATGGCTTCAACAAGTAGAAGGAGGACCTTATATCTTTCTCAAAGGGATTTACCAAGAGAAGTGAAGGGGCTAATTCAACTTGATAAGCAACAACTTCCTACTTTTAGAAGAAGATTTGAAAAATGTAACTTCTTT aaaaagaaagaagttaGGCCCCAAGGAGTTGGAGAAGAATCAAAAAAGAGTAATCGAGTGCAGGTTTTACTGCCTCATGGTGGAGCTTTGCGGGTACCTGATAGTAAGCACTTCCTAGATTCAGCACTGAAATCCTTTGGATATCAAACGGAAACTGTCATTTATGTTTCATTAGTGAATTCTGCTCATAGTTCCAAATCCAGATGCTCCTGA